Proteins from a genomic interval of Balaenoptera musculus isolate JJ_BM4_2016_0621 chromosome 16, mBalMus1.pri.v3, whole genome shotgun sequence:
- the KCNMA1 gene encoding calcium-activated potassium channel subunit alpha-1 isoform X8, producing MANGGGSGGSSGGGGGGGGSALRMSSNIHANHLSLDASSSSSSSSSSSSSSSSSSSSSVHEPKMDALIIPVTMEVPCDSRGQRMWWAFLASSMVTFFGGLFIILLWRTLKYLWTVCCHCGGKTKIPTPTASSSASVFLAPLPPPSGPRKCPRQRGARAGGPPESPPRPRFSREPRPRRF from the exons ATGGCAAATGGtggcggcagcggcggcagcagcggcggcggcggtggcggcggagGCAGCGCTCTTAGAATGAGTAGCAATATCCACGCGAACCATCTCAGCCTAGAcgcgtcctcctcctcctcctcttcctcctcctcttcttcctcctcctcctcttcctcctcgtcCTCGGTCCACGAGCCCAAGATGGATGCGCTCATCATCCCGGTGACCATGGAGGTGCCGTGCGACAGCCGGGGCCAGCGCATGTGGTGGGCTTTCCTGGCCTCCTCCATGGTGACTTTCTTCGGGGGCCTCTTCATCATCTTGCTCTGGCGGACGCTCAAGTACCTGTGGACCGTTTGCTGCCACTGCGGGGGCAAGACGAAG ATTCCCACCCCCACCGCAAGTTCTTCGGCATCTGTATTTCTCGCCCCCCTGCCACCGCCTTCAGGTCCCCGGAAGTGCCCCCGGCAGCGTGGAGCTAGAGCGGGAGGTCCGCCCGAGAGCCCGCCGAGGCCGAGGTTTTCACGCGAGCCTCGTCCCCGACGCTTCTGA